From the genome of Cedecea lapagei, one region includes:
- a CDS encoding alpha/beta hydrolase gives MLTLPLYEFVRQMRSDYRAMIPMAGEPDVIKKLETRKITLSAGRRIEVRLYTPTNASQQGKLPAILFAHGGGWVSGDLDTHDVLARAMANGTGAMVVSVAYRLAPEYPAPCGIEDVYGALLWIYGNAVTLGIDNQRIAVAGDSAGGNIAAVVSRLANDNQAVTIRAQWLMYPVADLDLTTNSFSQYGETNFPTLEVMKNVMACYIPRGMELDDPLLSPAHAKLAGLPPTLVSVGSYDPLADGCIAYVDALQKAGVEASIRIFEKQQHGFIQFFKDKTSHPEGEAALKEGLAFLKEYL, from the coding sequence ATGCTCACCCTTCCTTTGTACGAATTTGTCCGACAGATGCGTAGCGACTATCGGGCCATGATCCCCATGGCCGGAGAACCCGACGTTATTAAAAAACTGGAAACGCGTAAAATCACGCTGTCAGCGGGAAGAAGGATTGAAGTTCGCCTCTACACGCCGACAAACGCCAGTCAGCAAGGAAAGCTTCCGGCCATACTTTTTGCCCATGGCGGAGGATGGGTATCCGGCGATCTGGATACCCATGATGTCCTGGCTCGCGCCATGGCAAACGGCACCGGCGCAATGGTGGTTTCCGTTGCCTACCGCCTTGCCCCGGAATACCCGGCCCCGTGCGGCATTGAGGATGTGTACGGCGCATTGCTGTGGATTTACGGCAATGCGGTCACCCTCGGCATCGATAATCAAAGAATTGCTGTCGCCGGAGACAGCGCCGGCGGCAACATCGCTGCGGTGGTCAGCAGGCTGGCAAACGATAATCAGGCGGTGACCATTCGCGCGCAGTGGCTGATGTACCCGGTGGCAGATCTTGACCTGACGACAAATTCGTTTTCGCAGTATGGCGAGACCAACTTCCCTACCCTGGAAGTCATGAAAAATGTGATGGCGTGTTATATCCCGAGGGGCATGGAGCTTGACGATCCGCTGCTCTCACCTGCTCATGCAAAGCTGGCTGGTCTTCCTCCCACGTTAGTTTCTGTCGGCAGTTATGATCCCCTCGCTGATGGCTGTATTGCTTATGTTGATGCCCTGCAGAAAGCAGGCGTGGAAGCCAGCATCCGGATATTTGAAAAGCAGCAGCATGGTTTTATTCAATTCTTTAAGGACAAAACGTCTCACCCTGAGGGAGAGGCGGCGTTAAAAGAGGGGCTGGCCTTCCTCAAAGAGTATCTTTGA